The archaeon CG10_big_fil_rev_8_21_14_0_10_43_11 region TTCATCACTAAAGAAATCGTGAGATTTCCATTGTTCTACATCTTTTTGCATGGATACTTCTTCGGGTGTCCAGTTGTTTGAAACACCATTCTTGTAGTGTTCTCGTGCCCAGGGATATTTCATGGGCAGTATCTTATTTGGGTCTGTTTTTGAGTCATTAATAATTGCCATTGTGTTTAATTCACCTTTTGTTTGTTTTTATTGGCACGCTTCACAATCAGGGTCTTCAATTTTGCAAAGTTTTTGCTCTCCGCCCACTGCTGCAGCAAGGGGTTCTTGTGCAATTTCTTTGTATTCGCGTTTTTGGGTAAACCCGTATTTAGTGTCAAGCGTAGATTTCTCAATTTGTGTTGCGCCAAGCGTGCGTAAATAGTAGGTTGTTTTTAGTCCAGTGTGCCATGCCTGGAAATAGATTTCTTCAAGTTTTTTGCCGCTTGTTCCTTCCATGAAAATGTTGTGTGACTGACTTTGGTCAATCCATTTTGCGCGAGCAGCAGTAAGTTCAACTTGCCAGCTTGGGTCTATTTCAAAGCTTTCAAGGTATTTTTGTTTTATTTTTTCAGGAATGCCTGCAATGCGCGAGAGCCTGCCGTCAGCGTATTTGAGTTTTTCAAGCATTTCTTTATTCCACAAACCCTGTGCTTTGAGGTCGCGCACAAGATGTTTGTTTACAATCGTGAACTCACCGCTAATGTTTGATTTCACATAAATGTTTTTGTAGATTGGTTCAAGACTGGGATACACGCTTGTGATGTTTGCCACGTTTGATGTTGGCGCGATTGCCATAGTATTCGAGTTTCGCATGCCATAGTCCTTAACATGTTTTCTAACCGGTGTCCAGTCGAGTTTGCTTGTTCGTGAAACATTAATGGGCATGCCGCGTTCTTTTTCCAAAAGCTCAATGGTGTCAAGAGGAAACAGGTTTTTGTCCCATTTTGAACCGTTATAGGATTTGTAAGCGCCGCGTTCTTTTGCAAGCTTGCTTGAAGAAAGAATAGCCGAGTAGGAGATGACTTCCATCCATTCATCAGCAAGTTCTCGTGCTTGTGTATCAGCAAAGCTCACACCCATAGTAAAAAGCGCGTCTTGAAAGCCCATAATACCCATGCCAATCGGGCGGTGTCGCATGTTTGAATTTTTAGCTTCTATTGTTGGATAGTAGTTGAGGTCAATCACGTTGTCAAGCATGCGTATCGCGCTTTGCACGGTTTGCGCGATTTTTTCCTTGTCAAGACCTCCTTGTTTTGTCACGTGTTTGTACAGATTGATTGAGCCAAGATTGCACACCGCAATTTCATCTTCGCTTGTGTTAAGCGTGATTTCTGTGCACAGGTTTGAACCATGAATCACACCGGCATGGTCTTGGGGTGAGCGAATATTACACGGGTCTTTGAACGTAATCCAGGGGTGTCCTGTTTCAAAGAGGCGGGTGAGCATTTTTCTCCATAAGTCTTTTGCCTGAAGCGTTTTGAATTTTCGAATACCACCTTCACGTGCTTTTTTCTCGTAGGCAAC contains the following coding sequences:
- a CDS encoding ribonucleoside-diphosphate reductase subunit alpha, translated to SGKRRGATCAYLETWHYDFEDFIDLRRNTGDERRRTHDMNTAAWVPDLFMKRVLEDEKWTLFSSDEVPDLHHTYGADFEKRYVAYEKKAREGGIRKFKTLQAKDLWRKMLTRLFETGHPWITFKDPCNIRSPQDHAGVIHGSNLCTEITLNTSEDEIAVCNLGSINLYKHVTKQGGLDKEKIAQTVQSAIRMLDNVIDLNYYPTIEAKNSNMRHRPIGMGIMGFQDALFTMGVSFADTQARELADEWMEVISYSAILSSSKLAKERGAYKSYNGSKWDKNLFPLDTIELLEKERGMPINVSRTSKLDWTPVRKHVKDYGMRNSNTMAIAPTSNVANITSVYPSLEPIYKNIYVKSNISGEFTIVNKHLVRDLKAQGLWNKEMLEKLKYADGRLSRIAGIPEKIKQKYLESFEIDPSWQVELTAARAKWIDQSQSHNIFMEGTSGKKLEEIYFQAWHTGLKTTYYLRTLGATQIEKSTLDTKYGFTQKREYKEIAQEPLAAAVGGEQKLCKIEDPDCEACQ